One genomic region from Amphiprion ocellaris isolate individual 3 ecotype Okinawa chromosome 20, ASM2253959v1, whole genome shotgun sequence encodes:
- the ankrd9 gene encoding ankyrin repeat domain-containing protein 9, producing the protein MPWVASSQLDCLSSSPSQRECERTAFSFYCAVRERLPVWLLEDMRTMEVFCWEDGHPRAFLPSEALLYALVHDRQDYARYLLNRYSVSALKAPRCSFCCCRSTGAPHLNVAVRYNRVAILGMMVEALKDCGMKNQRREYLDSCGGCSHVADAGKTAVQLAVELSHPECLLLLLVQGARPDGLDAALQRLVSCDVSERRHAQRCLDFLLLFLPEPPLLRRLQDESQRWQSLLGNEVFSWLCGLAPPPLLLQALRCLARSGPDQISTLPNFLQPHSWQ; encoded by the coding sequence ATGCCGTGGGTGGCGTCCTCTCAGCTGGACTGCTTGTCTTCGTCTCCGTCGCAGCGGGAATGCGAGCGGACGGCGTTCTCCTTCTACTGCGCTGTACGTGAGCGGCTGCCGGTCTGGCTGCTGGAGGACATGCGCACCATGGAGGTGTTCTGCTGGGAGGACGGACACCCGAGAGCCTTCCTGCCATCTGAGGCGCTCCTGTACGCCCTCGTACACGACCGTCAGGACTATGCTCGCTACCTGCTCAACAGGTACTCGGTGAGCGCGCTCAAAGCACCACgctgcagtttctgctgctgccgcAGCACTGGCGCTCCACACCTGAACGTGGCGGTTCGTTACAACCGCGTGGCGATTCTGGGGATGATGGTGGAGGCTCTGAAGGATTGCGGCATGAAGAACCAGCGGAGGGAATATCTAGACAGCTGTGGTGGCTGTTCACATGTTGCAGATGCAGGAAAGACTGCGGTGCAGCTGGCGGTGGAGCTGTCGCATCCTGAGtgcctgttgctgctgctggttcagGGAGCGCGACCCGACGGCCTCGACGCTGCGCTGCAGAGACTCGTCTCCTGCGACGTGTCGGAGCGACGCCATGCGCAGCGCTGCCTCGACTTCCTGCTGCTCTTCCTGCCTGAACCGCCGCTGCTGCGCCGCCTGCAGGACGAGTCGCAGCGCTGGCAAAGCCTGCTGGGAAACGAAGTGTTTAGCTGGCTGTGCGGTCTGGCCCCGCCCCCTCTCCTGCTGCAGGCGCTGCGATGCTTGGCCCGGTCCGGACCGGACCAGATCAGCACGCTACCCAACT